The Pan troglodytes isolate AG18354 chromosome 19, NHGRI_mPanTro3-v2.0_pri, whole genome shotgun sequence region TGCCTGGCATGGGAGGCAGACTGGGCGAGATGGTGCCAGGGATGAGGAAGGCCAACAGCCGTGGCCTGAGTGAATGATTTCTTCTAGGTCATGTGACATGGCTCACTCTTCCAGCCTCTCAGGGCTCAGGGTCTGCCCTCTGAGCCCCAACTTCAACACCTCCCATGGGAACCCTCCAAAGAATGAACCAGGAATGGAAACCATAGAGCCCATGACACCCCGGCACCTGAGACCCAGTGAGAATCAACACTGCCTCTCCAGCCACCATGCAAGGCTGCAGCCTGGACCCAGTGCCAGCATCCCAAATGCAGGCCCTCCATTTGGGGAGTGGATGGAGTAGGAGAGAAGGGCTGCAAGGACCCAGATAGgcagacagagggacagagagggaACCAAAGATCCTACTTGCAAGGTGTCCCCAGAGGCAAAGGTATCGTCCACTGGGGACATGGGGACCTGGAGGCAGCACAAGGACAGCTTTGCTCTGGTCGTGGGAGCCCTCTTGCTTCCCACACCCTCAACTTACTCCCCATTGCTGTCTGTCATTGATCCCCAGGTGGGGCAAGTGAGGGACCTGAGTCAGCATGTGGCTGGCTGCTGGGAGAGGGAGCACCCGCTGAGTCACGGctcctcccctggagcctccatgAGCCATCTAGGCAGGTGTGCACTGCCCACTGGTGCAGGGCTGTGGGTACCTGCACCTGTCTGTCaacactgattctttctcatacaacaggcacttgccaccattcTGCCCAGCCAGACCCTATCAGACCACAGTGAGGGGATGGAGTGGGCCCGCATAGGTGCCTCCACCTGAGTCTAGGCACCCCAGGCTTGTGTCTGCTGGGACACACCTAGCAGGGAGGCTGAGAGCACCGGCTTCGGAGCCAGGCAGGTCATAGTGTAAAGCCGGATTCTTCCACTTATTTGGGGAAAGTTGCTTCccctctctgaacctgtttcctcaCTGTAAATTCAGATTCAtcctttattgagcacctactatgtgccaggcattgggttGAGTGCTGGGGATAAAGTAATGAGCAAGCCCTTATTTTGATGAGGTTGAGTGCTGGGGATAAAGTAATGAGCAAGCCCTTATCTTGATGAACAGTTATGGGATAAAATAGACCTGCAAAAATAAACATGCAATTCACAACTGAGGTGAGGATGGTTGGTGGGGGAATGGAGAGCACATAATAAAGGGTGTGGCATGGTTGGGGGCATCAGTGACCTTCTCCCTGAGAAAGAGACACTTGAGTGAAGGGGGAGGAGAagtgagccaggagaaggaaaaaggggagGGGCATACAGCATGTGCAAATGTCCTGAGGTGGAAACAAGCAAAGTGACTGCCAGGGCAGGAGTCCTGTGTGGCTAAAGGGCAGTGGGTTAAGTCAAGCAAAGGATTTTCggtgggagcagggaggagggggctggagtCAGGGCACAAGCCTGCCAGGCTCCCTTTGTGCAGGGCACGTCAAGGGGCCACACTGATTGTCTCTGCAGGCTCTCCATGCCTGCCTGGCTGTGAGGAGGGACCAGACTGTACCAAGGCTTATGGGCGGTGGCAGCCACAGCCCAGACTAGTGAGCTAATGAGCGGTTTGGATGTCTTGCCTGGTCCCGTTAGAGCCTCGCTCCTCCCCTGTGCTGGAAGGTAGGACACAAGGGCCCCAGCCTTGGCTCTGCCATTAATTTGCTATGTGACCTGCAGCTGGTCACAGCACCTCTCAAAGCTTCAActgcttcctctgtaaaatgtaaGGACAGGAATCACTGATCTCACTTGATCTGAGGATTTGACATCAGAAGGGGATGAGCAGGCTGGGGAAGAGAGAGCATCCTCTCACTGATCAGCTCTTAGGGCATCCAAGACCTCGAAAGAAGGGATCTGGGGTGGGCTCTGTCCTATAGAGAAATCTTAAGGTGTCAGTGTCCTGGGGCATCTATTGTTCCCAGAAGGAGCTAGCTGGAATGGCACCTTCTGCTGCCCATTCACCCACCTTGTTCCTCAGATCCTTGATGGTCTTGAAGTAGGGACTGTAGTCTTTGATCTCAGCAGGCCGCTGCCACTGGTACCAGTCATGGATCTTCACCTCCAGGTCAGCGTTGGCCTCCTCCAGGGCACGCACCTTGTCCAGGTAGGAGACCAGGCTGTCGTTGAGGTTCTGCATGGTCACCTTCTCACTGCCCGCCAGAAGCCCATCACCACCAGCAAAGCCACCACCCAAGCCACCACCCAAGCCAGCACCAAGGCCACCACCATATCCTCCCCCAAAGCCACTACcgaagctgctgctgctgctgaagcCACTGCCATAGCTGCCCCCCAGCCTGTAGGCTCCCCcagaggagaagcaggaggaggagacagACAGGCCACCCCTGTAGGTGCTGGGGGCGCGGCAGGACCCTCCGGCCAGGACAGAGGAGATGCGGCTGGAGCCGCCCCCGATGCCGCCCCCGATGCCGCAGGAGCCCTTCATGGAGCTGGAGGAGGTGAACTGGCGGCTGCCGGTGCTCATGGTGCCGAGGAGGGAGGTGAGTGAGCGAGCAGTTGGCTGAGTGAAGAGAAGGTGCTCAGGTAAATTGGAAAGGGATGCGAGTGCTTTATACTCATGGGTAGGGGGCGGGCCTGGCACTTTCCATTCCCCTTGGCTTTCATCACCCACAGGCTAGCACCAACTCCCAGCCAGGTCCCTCCTCTCCTCCGCCTCATCATGTCTGTCATATTTTACTGGAAACTCATTGTTTGGGGTGTTTTGGGCTTTCTTGTCCCGCCAGGCGTGATTCACAGGGGGAGGTATGGGCCTGCAGGCTACACTTTCCCATGGGGCCCCGGGAGTCCCAGCCCTCAGGAACCCGCACACTGGGctcagccagggtgacagagagcAGGGCCTCTGCACCTTAAACCTGGTGACCTGCTAGCTCTCCATGAACTGGATGGGC contains the following coding sequences:
- the LOC101057813 gene encoding keratin, type I cytoskeletal 14-like; this encodes MSTGSRQFTSSSSMKGSCGIGGGIGGGSSRISSVLAGGSCRAPSTYRGGLSVSSSCFSSGGAYRLGGSYGSGFSSSSSFGSGFGGGYGGGLGAGLGGGLGGGFAGGDGLLAGSEKVTMQNLNDSLVSYLDKVRALEEANADLEVKIHDWYQWQRPAEIKDYSPYFKTIKDLRNKIVDLTVGSNKILLDIDNTHMTLDDFRINFEMEQNLRQGVDADINGLRQVLDNLITEKSDLEMRYETLQEELMALKKNHKVVGCWGLWLTGEREEQKCRDSRGALEHYLGDTLSFALEDTFSFSLASPVGGKVSSGQQCQMP